In Rhizobium sp. BG4, the genomic stretch GGGCGAGCAGGGCGGCCGCGGCCTTCTTCTCGTCGAGGATTTCGTCGGATTCGATGACGATCGTATCGGCGTTGTCGTGGGCCGTCTGGGCGTAGGCAGGCAGGTTCAGGACGCGCGGGTCGGTGACATGCATGCTGCCGAGCAGCCAGGACGGCTTCAGGCCCGGTTTCTCGATCTTCCAGAAGATGCCCTTGCCGTTCGGCACGGCATCGGCTTCCTTGACGACTTGGGCGTAGCGGGCGGGATCGGACTGTTTCAGCTCGGCCATCAGGTCCTTGCCGGAGCAGCTGTTGTCCGCAGCCGCGGCAGGCGTGACCGAGAAGAGGACGGCGAGCAGCGATGCGGCGAGCAGCATGTGGAAAGCTGCGATCAGCCAGAGCAGGATATTGCCCGGCTGCGCAATCTCAAATCTGCGGTGGCCGATGGAAATCGTCATGATGGGTTCCGCTCGCTATGCTTAATCAGATTCATGCTCTACGCCGCCTTCGCGCATATTCCTTTAAGGGAAAGCGTTAACGAATGATTACGCCCTTGGATGGGCACGATCGTAGACCTCGAGCAACCTTGCCGAATCGACGCCTGTATAGACCTGCGTGGTCGAAAGGCTGGCATGGCCGAGAAGTTCCTGAATGGTGCGAAGGTCACCGCCACCGGCAAGCAGATGCGTTGCGAACGAGTGGCGCAGCGCATGCGGCGTTGCCGTCTCCGGCAGGCCGAAGGCGCTGCGCATCTTCTGCATGGTACGCTGGATGATCGCCGGCTGCAGCTTGCCGCCACGGGCGCCGCGGAAGAGAGGTTCGGCTGCTTCGAGATGAAACGGGCAGAGCGCGCGGTACCTGCCGACGGCTTCGCTGACGATGGCGAGAAGCGGCACGAGGCGGGTCTTGTTGCCCTTACCGGTGATGCGTAGCGAGCTCGCGGCGTCGTGGAAATCGCCGGGCGTCAGATCAAGCGCTTCGGAGATACGCAACCCGCAGCCATAGAGGAGCGTCATCACGGCCGCATCGCGCGCCGCGATCCAGGGGGCATCGTGCATCTGTGCCTCGTCGCTGACGACGGTGACGGCCTGACGGTCGGAGAGTGGCTTCGGCAGCGATTTCGGCTGCTTCGGAGAGCGGACGGCGCTGGCGCCTGCGGCGTTCACCAATTCCTTCTTTTCGAGATAGCGCAGCAGCGAGCGCAGGCCGGCGAGATTGCGGCCGAGCGAACGGGCGCCGGATCCCTCCTTGCGGCGGGCGGCAAGGAAGGCGCGGAAATCGGCGGGGCGGAGCGCCTCGATATCCTTCAGCGTCGTTGGGCCGCCGAGATGGCCGGTGAGGAAGGTCAGGAACTGGCGGCTGTCGCGCTCGTAGGCGTCGAGCGTGTGTTCCGAAAGGCGGCGTTCGCTCTCCAGGCTCTCAAGCCAGGCGCTGCGCTCTGACATCAGGCGCGGATCGGCGATAATCAAAAGTTCGTTCACGGCTCGGGCCTTGATTTCGGGGCAATCGCCGCCAATTTTCACCGAGGGACAGTTATGGAATTGCTAATATCGGCCAAGCGCTTGTCATGCTTCGATCATAATAGGTTGCGATAGCTGGTTCCCGGAACGAGGCAGGACTTTTGTATGGCGCGGCGCCACTCCACGACGGCTTTCGGACAGCTCGCGGAAGCAATCGCCCTGGTT encodes the following:
- a CDS encoding tyrosine recombinase XerC gives rise to the protein MNELLIIADPRLMSERSAWLESLESERRLSEHTLDAYERDSRQFLTFLTGHLGGPTTLKDIEALRPADFRAFLAARRKEGSGARSLGRNLAGLRSLLRYLEKKELVNAAGASAVRSPKQPKSLPKPLSDRQAVTVVSDEAQMHDAPWIAARDAAVMTLLYGCGLRISEALDLTPGDFHDAASSLRITGKGNKTRLVPLLAIVSEAVGRYRALCPFHLEAAEPLFRGARGGKLQPAIIQRTMQKMRSAFGLPETATPHALRHSFATHLLAGGGDLRTIQELLGHASLSTTQVYTGVDSARLLEVYDRAHPRA